Proteins encoded by one window of Paraburkholderia terrae:
- the glgA gene encoding glycogen synthase GlgA, with protein sequence MTLNVLLVASEAMPLAKSGGLGDMVSAYAAALRDAGVASTILLPAYPAALERAVSVTPICRIGGLPGGDARLLRAHMPDTGVPVLLLQMDHLFKRDNLYQDEQGRDYLDNAIRFASLAAAATRIARGVRGVQKPDIVHAHDWHTGLTPLLMKLAGVAAKSVFTVHNLAFQGNYPLALGSWMGVPPELLTPALTDARSIEFYGALSMMKAGIVHADQVVTVSENYAREILTPHFGHLMEGVLQACSHKLSGITNGIDSATWNPATDPMIARAFSADDVRGKQACKRDLQQTFGLTVDPFAPLVAIGSRLTSQKLADVVVEALPLLLARDARLQVAILGKGDAYLEAAVRDLAAAWPQRVGAYIGYDERRAHMLHAGADLLLHGSRFEPCGLTQLYALRYGTIPVASRVGGLRDTIVDYTPERSPELGLPEDGATGFLFDGETPEDVAAALQRALDAFMRPSSWHALQRNAMRCDFSWRKPVQAYLKLYGMLTDARPAQPRVDVERVAAASAQRRANASGAATGQAAWSNGAASQETVARSA encoded by the coding sequence TTGACGCTGAACGTCCTTCTCGTCGCCTCGGAGGCGATGCCGCTGGCGAAGTCCGGCGGTTTGGGCGATATGGTGAGTGCGTACGCCGCCGCGTTGCGCGACGCGGGCGTCGCTTCGACCATTCTGTTGCCTGCGTATCCTGCGGCACTCGAACGCGCAGTGAGCGTGACGCCCATCTGCCGCATCGGCGGCTTGCCGGGCGGGGACGCGCGACTGTTGCGCGCGCACATGCCGGATACGGGCGTGCCCGTCCTGCTCCTGCAGATGGACCACCTGTTCAAACGCGACAACCTCTATCAGGACGAGCAGGGCCGTGACTATCTCGACAACGCGATCCGCTTCGCGTCGCTTGCGGCCGCCGCGACGCGCATTGCGCGCGGCGTGCGCGGCGTGCAGAAGCCCGACATCGTGCATGCGCACGACTGGCACACGGGCCTCACGCCGCTGTTGATGAAGCTCGCAGGCGTCGCGGCGAAAAGCGTGTTCACCGTGCATAACCTTGCGTTTCAGGGCAACTATCCGCTCGCGCTCGGCAGCTGGATGGGCGTGCCGCCCGAACTGCTCACGCCCGCGTTGACGGACGCGCGCAGCATCGAGTTCTACGGCGCGCTGAGCATGATGAAGGCGGGCATCGTGCATGCGGACCAGGTCGTCACTGTCAGCGAGAACTACGCGCGCGAAATTCTTACGCCGCACTTCGGGCATCTGATGGAAGGCGTGCTGCAGGCGTGCTCGCACAAGCTGTCGGGCATCACGAACGGCATCGACAGCGCGACGTGGAATCCCGCTACCGACCCGATGATCGCGCGCGCCTTTTCCGCCGACGACGTGCGCGGCAAGCAGGCCTGCAAGCGCGATCTGCAGCAGACCTTCGGCCTGACGGTCGATCCATTCGCGCCGCTTGTTGCGATCGGCAGCCGTCTCACGTCGCAAAAGCTTGCGGACGTCGTGGTCGAAGCATTGCCGTTACTGCTCGCGCGCGATGCGCGGCTACAGGTCGCGATTCTCGGCAAGGGAGACGCGTATCTCGAAGCCGCAGTGCGCGACCTCGCCGCCGCGTGGCCGCAGCGCGTCGGCGCGTACATCGGCTATGACGAACGGCGCGCGCACATGCTGCACGCGGGCGCCGACCTGTTGTTGCACGGCAGCCGTTTCGAGCCGTGCGGCCTCACGCAGCTCTATGCGCTGCGTTACGGCACGATCCCCGTCGCATCGCGAGTCGGCGGGCTGCGCGACACGATCGTCGATTACACGCCCGAGCGTTCGCCCGAACTTGGCTTGCCCGAAGACGGCGCAACGGGTTTTCTCTTCGATGGCGAAACACCCGAGGACGTCGCGGCTGCCTTGCAGCGCGCGCTCGACGCGTTCATGCGGCCTTCGTCATGGCATGCGCTGCAGCGCAATGCAATGCGGTGCGATTTCAGCTGGCGCAAGCCGGTACAGGCGTATCTGAAACTCTATGGCATGTTGACGGATGCACGCCCGGCGCAACCGCGCGTCGACGTCGAACGCGTCGCAGCGGCGTCGGCGCAACGTCGCGCGAATGCGAGTGGCGCAGCGACCGGACAGGCTGCGTGGAGCAATGGCGCGGCGTCGCAGGAGACGGTGGCGCGAAGCGCGTGA
- the glgX gene encoding glycogen debranching protein GlgX: MPTDSRISEGLPFPLGATWDGRGVNFALFSAHATKVELCLFDDEGKQELERIELPEYTDEVWHVHMAGLKPGTVYGYRVHGPYEPEAGHRFNPNKLLLDPYAKAHVGSLRWDPSLFGYTLETEDDLTFDKRDSASFMPKCQVVDQTFNWTHPTRVRVPWDRTIVYETHVRGYTKMHPGVPEKMRGTFDGLAQKAVIDHIKRVGVTTLELLPIHSFVNDSYLLDKGLTNYWGYNTIGFFAADPRYFARGPGVIEEFKEMIDRLHDAGLELILDVVYNHTAEGNERGPTLSFRGIDNASYYRLMPEESRYYINDTGTGNTLNLSHPRVLQMVTDSLRYWVTEMNVDGFRFDLATILGREPYGFDEGGGFLDSCRQDPIISSVKLIAEPWDCGPGGYQVGGFPPGWAEWNDRFRDTVRSFWKGDEASAADLAKRLTASGDFFNRRGRRPWASVNFITAHDGFTLNDLVSYNERHNEANGEDNNDGHSDNRSWNCGEEGPSDDAEIIALRERQKRNLLATLLFSQGTPMVLAGDEFGRTQRGNNNAYCQDNEVSWIDWSGIDDNGRALTEFVRKLTTLRHALPVLRRNRFLTGEMREDIGVMDVKWLSPVGVVLTDEQWDDSAMRCFGLVIDGRAQASGIRRPASDATLLLVINAYHDVVDFMLPEIPGSDQWSCMIDTNAPERDELPDFGSGDVYQVTGRSLLLFSLHAKGETKRIFQRLEEHLTE; encoded by the coding sequence ATGCCAACCGATTCCCGCATTTCCGAGGGCTTGCCGTTTCCACTCGGCGCGACCTGGGATGGCAGAGGGGTCAACTTCGCGCTCTTTTCCGCGCATGCGACGAAGGTCGAGTTGTGCCTGTTCGACGACGAAGGGAAGCAGGAACTCGAGCGCATCGAACTGCCCGAATACACCGACGAAGTGTGGCATGTGCATATGGCCGGCCTGAAGCCGGGCACGGTGTATGGCTATCGCGTACACGGTCCGTATGAACCCGAGGCCGGTCATCGCTTCAATCCGAACAAGCTGTTGCTCGATCCGTACGCGAAGGCGCATGTCGGTTCATTGCGCTGGGACCCGTCGCTGTTCGGCTATACGCTCGAAACGGAAGACGATCTCACGTTCGACAAGCGCGACAGCGCGTCGTTCATGCCGAAGTGCCAGGTGGTCGACCAGACGTTCAACTGGACACATCCGACGCGCGTGCGCGTGCCGTGGGATCGCACAATCGTCTACGAGACGCATGTGCGCGGCTATACGAAGATGCATCCCGGCGTGCCAGAAAAGATGCGTGGCACCTTCGACGGCCTCGCGCAGAAAGCCGTAATCGACCATATCAAACGCGTGGGCGTGACGACGCTCGAACTGTTGCCCATTCATTCGTTCGTCAACGATTCATACCTGCTCGACAAAGGGCTGACGAATTACTGGGGGTACAACACGATCGGCTTTTTCGCGGCCGATCCGCGTTACTTCGCGCGCGGTCCCGGCGTGATCGAAGAGTTCAAGGAGATGATCGACCGGCTGCACGATGCCGGTCTCGAACTGATACTCGACGTCGTGTACAACCATACAGCCGAAGGCAACGAGCGTGGGCCGACGCTGTCGTTTCGCGGCATCGACAACGCGTCGTACTACCGGCTGATGCCTGAAGAAAGCCGCTATTACATCAACGACACGGGCACGGGCAATACGCTGAATCTCTCACACCCGCGCGTGCTGCAGATGGTCACGGACAGTCTGCGCTACTGGGTGACGGAGATGAACGTCGACGGCTTCCGCTTCGATCTCGCGACTATCCTCGGGCGCGAGCCCTATGGTTTCGACGAAGGCGGCGGCTTTCTGGACAGTTGCCGGCAGGACCCGATCATCTCCAGCGTGAAGCTGATCGCGGAGCCGTGGGACTGCGGACCGGGCGGCTATCAGGTGGGCGGCTTCCCGCCTGGCTGGGCTGAATGGAACGATCGCTTTCGTGACACGGTGCGCTCGTTCTGGAAGGGCGACGAAGCGTCCGCCGCCGATCTCGCCAAACGCCTCACCGCTTCAGGCGACTTCTTCAACCGGCGCGGCAGGCGCCCCTGGGCGAGCGTGAACTTCATCACCGCGCACGACGGCTTCACGCTGAACGATCTCGTCTCGTACAACGAGCGCCATAACGAGGCGAACGGCGAAGACAACAACGACGGTCACAGCGACAACCGCTCGTGGAATTGCGGCGAGGAAGGGCCATCCGACGACGCCGAAATCATCGCATTGCGCGAGCGCCAGAAGCGCAACCTGCTCGCGACGCTGCTGTTTTCGCAAGGCACGCCGATGGTGCTGGCCGGCGATGAATTCGGCCGCACGCAGAGGGGCAATAACAACGCCTATTGCCAGGACAACGAGGTCAGCTGGATCGACTGGTCGGGTATCGACGACAACGGCCGCGCGCTCACCGAGTTCGTGCGCAAGCTGACGACGCTGCGCCACGCGTTACCCGTGCTGAGGCGCAACCGCTTTCTCACGGGCGAGATGCGCGAAGACATCGGCGTGATGGACGTGAAATGGCTGAGTCCCGTCGGCGTCGTGCTGACGGACGAGCAATGGGACGACTCGGCGATGCGCTGCTTCGGTCTTGTGATCGACGGGCGTGCGCAGGCGAGCGGTATCCGGCGTCCAGCCTCCGATGCGACGTTGCTGCTTGTCATCAACGCGTATCACGACGTCGTCGACTTCATGTTGCCGGAGATACCGGGCAGCGATCAGTGGAGCTGCATGATCGACACGAACGCGCCGGAGCGCGACGAATTGCCTGATTTCGGATCGGGCGACGTGTATCAGGTGACGGGCCGCTCGCTGTTGCTGTTCTCGTTGCATGCGAAGGGCGAGACGAAGCGGATCTTCCAGCGGCTCGAAGAGCATTTGACGGAGTGA